In a single window of the Cupriavidus basilensis genome:
- a CDS encoding OsmC family protein: MHADQLRTLQAPLREKYREHPEAALVTLRASSRLGEGVTCRVETGKALVEAGLHPATGGTGLSACSGDMLLEALAACAGVTLNAVATALGIVLRDARVLVEGDLDVRGTLGVSKDAAVGLRAIRMRFELDTDAQADQIESLLRLTERYCVVYQTLRCGTKIDVTHAAGTEPAA; encoded by the coding sequence ATGCACGCCGACCAGCTCCGCACCCTCCAGGCCCCGCTCAGGGAAAAGTACCGGGAACACCCCGAAGCTGCCTTGGTCACCTTGCGCGCGTCGAGCCGCCTGGGCGAGGGGGTGACCTGCCGCGTCGAAACCGGCAAGGCACTGGTCGAAGCCGGCCTGCATCCTGCCACCGGCGGCACCGGCCTGAGTGCCTGCTCCGGCGACATGCTGCTGGAGGCCCTGGCCGCCTGCGCTGGCGTCACGCTGAATGCGGTGGCCACGGCGCTGGGCATCGTGCTGCGCGACGCGCGCGTGCTGGTGGAAGGCGACCTCGATGTTCGCGGCACGCTTGGCGTGAGCAAGGACGCCGCCGTGGGCTTGCGCGCGATCCGGATGCGCTTTGAACTGGATACCGACGCGCAGGCCGACCAGATCGAATCGCTGCTGCGGCTGACCGAGCGCTATTGCGTGGTGTACCAGACGCTCCGCTGCGGTACGAAGATCGACGTGACCCATGCCGCCGGCACGGAGCCGGCGGCATAG
- a CDS encoding FAD-binding oxidoreductase, with amino-acid sequence MADLSSELVNGLKSKLRGQVLQPGEPGYEQARQVWNAMIDRRPALIVKSAGAADVIDTVAFARDNGVPLSVRAGGHNIGGLALCDGGVTLDLSGMKSVRIDPTTLRAYVEPGATLGDFDHEAQAFGLATPLGINSTTGVAGLTLGGGFGWISRKYGTTVDNLVSAQVVTADGKLVHASATEHPDLFWAIRGGGGNFGVVTMFEFALRPVGPEIYGGLIVYPLEQGVAVLQALRDRFDGMPDELTVWAVLRLAPPLPFLPPQTHGKPIVALAICYIGPPANGPQLVEPLRHLGTPYGEHVGPMPFAAWQQAFDPLLTPGARNYWKSHNFAGLDDGLLTLLVDYVNKLPSPHTEIFIGAMGGQTNRVAADAMAYPNRDANYVMNVHGRWTEPADDAACIAWSREVFQAAAPYALGSVYVNFLTQEEGDRVGAAYGPNHARLVEVKRRYDPNNLFRHNQNIKP; translated from the coding sequence ATGGCCGATCTATCGAGTGAGCTGGTCAATGGGTTGAAGTCGAAACTGAGAGGCCAGGTGCTGCAACCTGGCGAGCCGGGCTATGAGCAGGCGCGGCAAGTCTGGAATGCCATGATCGACCGCCGTCCCGCGCTGATCGTCAAAAGCGCCGGCGCGGCCGATGTCATCGATACGGTCGCGTTCGCGCGGGACAATGGCGTGCCGCTGTCGGTACGCGCCGGCGGCCACAATATCGGCGGCCTGGCTCTTTGCGATGGCGGCGTCACGCTGGACCTGTCGGGCATGAAATCGGTGCGGATCGATCCCACCACGCTGCGTGCCTATGTGGAGCCCGGTGCCACGCTGGGTGATTTCGACCACGAGGCGCAGGCCTTCGGGCTTGCCACGCCGCTTGGCATCAACTCCACCACCGGTGTGGCCGGACTCACCCTGGGCGGCGGCTTTGGCTGGATCAGCCGCAAGTACGGCACCACCGTGGACAACCTGGTCAGCGCCCAGGTGGTGACAGCCGATGGCAAGCTGGTGCATGCCAGCGCCACCGAGCATCCCGACCTGTTCTGGGCCATTCGCGGCGGCGGCGGCAACTTCGGCGTGGTCACCATGTTCGAGTTCGCCCTGCGGCCAGTCGGCCCGGAAATCTATGGTGGCCTGATCGTCTATCCGCTGGAGCAGGGCGTGGCGGTGTTGCAAGCCTTGCGCGACCGCTTCGACGGCATGCCGGATGAGCTGACCGTGTGGGCGGTGCTGCGGCTCGCGCCGCCACTGCCGTTCCTGCCGCCGCAGACCCATGGCAAGCCCATCGTGGCCCTGGCCATCTGCTATATCGGGCCGCCAGCCAACGGGCCGCAACTGGTCGAGCCATTGCGCCATCTCGGCACGCCCTACGGCGAGCATGTCGGGCCCATGCCGTTTGCTGCCTGGCAGCAGGCGTTCGATCCTCTGCTCACGCCGGGGGCGCGCAACTACTGGAAATCGCACAACTTCGCCGGGCTGGATGATGGCCTGCTCACGTTGCTGGTGGATTACGTCAACAAGCTGCCCTCGCCGCACACCGAGATCTTCATCGGTGCCATGGGCGGCCAGACCAACCGGGTCGCGGCAGACGCCATGGCTTACCCCAATCGCGATGCCAACTACGTCATGAACGTGCACGGACGCTGGACCGAGCCGGCTGACGACGCCGCCTGCATCGCCTGGTCGCGCGAGGTGTTCCAGGCCGCGGCACCGTACGCGCTTGGCTCGGTATACGTGAATTTCCTGACACAGGAAGAGGGCGATCGCGTCGGCGCCGCGTACGGGCCGAACCATGCCCGGCTGGTCGAGGTCAAGCGGCGGTACGACCCCAACAACCTGTTCCGCCACAACCAGAACATCAAGCCCTGA
- the garD gene encoding galactarate dehydratase: MTVIDIKVEQPGGSQPAAPVQGTALYIRIHALDNVAIVANDGGLPEGTVFPCGLTLRERVPQGHKVALVDLAAGDAVVRYNVVIGYALRDLPKGSWVNERVIEMPVAPGLDNLPVGTRVAEPLPPLEGYSFEGFRNPDGSVGTRNILAITTTVQCVSGVVEHAVRRIKAELLPQYPNVDDVVGLEHTYGCGVAIDAPDAIVPIRTLRNIALNPNFGGTAMMVSLGCEKLQPERLLPAGSLPGGLDVGVVCLQDDEHVGFESMIDSIMAMARTHLAKLDQRRRETCPASELVVGVQCGGSDAFSGVTANPAVGFATDLLVRAGATVMFSEVTEVRDGIDQLTARAATPEVAQAMIREMDWYDRYLEKGRVDRSANTTPGNKKGGLSNIVEKAMGSIVKSGSTAITGVLSPGEKLKQKGLIYAATPASDFICGTLQLAAGMNLHVFTTGRGTPYGLAEVPVIKVATRSDLARRWHDLMDVNAGRIATGEATIEDVGWELFRLMLDVASGRKKTWAEHHKLHNSLVLFNPAPVT, from the coding sequence ATGACGGTGATCGATATCAAAGTAGAACAGCCAGGCGGTTCACAGCCGGCTGCGCCGGTGCAGGGCACTGCGCTGTACATCCGCATCCACGCGCTGGATAACGTGGCGATCGTCGCCAACGATGGCGGCCTGCCCGAGGGCACGGTGTTTCCCTGCGGGCTGACGCTGCGCGAGCGGGTGCCGCAGGGCCACAAGGTGGCGCTGGTGGACCTGGCGGCTGGCGATGCCGTGGTGCGCTACAACGTGGTGATCGGCTACGCGCTGCGCGACCTGCCCAAGGGCAGCTGGGTCAACGAGCGCGTGATCGAGATGCCGGTGGCGCCCGGGCTGGACAACCTGCCTGTCGGCACGCGCGTGGCGGAACCGCTGCCACCGCTGGAAGGCTATAGCTTCGAGGGCTTTCGCAACCCGGACGGCTCGGTCGGCACCCGCAACATCCTTGCCATCACCACCACCGTGCAGTGTGTGTCGGGCGTGGTGGAGCACGCGGTGCGGCGCATCAAGGCCGAGCTGCTGCCGCAGTATCCCAATGTGGACGATGTGGTGGGGCTGGAGCACACCTACGGCTGTGGCGTGGCCATCGACGCGCCGGACGCGATCGTGCCGATCCGCACGCTGCGCAATATCGCGCTGAACCCGAATTTCGGCGGCACCGCCATGATGGTGAGCCTGGGTTGCGAAAAGCTGCAGCCGGAGCGCCTGCTGCCGGCCGGCAGCTTGCCCGGTGGCCTGGATGTTGGCGTGGTGTGCCTGCAGGACGACGAGCACGTCGGCTTCGAGAGCATGATCGATTCCATCATGGCAATGGCGCGTACTCACCTGGCCAAGCTGGACCAGCGCCGCCGCGAAACCTGCCCGGCCTCGGAGCTGGTGGTGGGCGTGCAGTGCGGCGGCAGCGATGCTTTTTCGGGTGTGACCGCCAATCCCGCCGTGGGGTTTGCCACCGACCTGCTGGTGCGCGCCGGCGCCACCGTGATGTTCTCGGAAGTCACGGAAGTGCGCGATGGCATCGACCAGCTCACCGCGCGCGCCGCCACGCCCGAAGTGGCGCAGGCCATGATCCGCGAGATGGACTGGTACGACCGCTACCTGGAAAAGGGCCGGGTCGACCGCAGCGCGAACACCACGCCCGGCAACAAGAAGGGCGGCCTGTCCAATATCGTCGAAAAGGCCATGGGCTCGATCGTCAAGTCGGGCAGCACGGCCATCACCGGCGTGCTCTCCCCCGGCGAAAAGCTCAAGCAAAAGGGCCTGATCTACGCGGCCACGCCCGCCAGCGACTTTATCTGCGGCACCCTGCAACTGGCCGCCGGCATGAACCTGCACGTGTTCACCACCGGCCGCGGCACGCCGTATGGCCTGGCCGAAGTGCCGGTGATCAAGGTGGCGACGCGTAGCGATCTGGCACGCCGCTGGCACGACCTGATGGACGTGAATGCCGGGCGCATTGCCACCGGTGAGGCCACCATCGAGGATGTGGGCTGGGAGTTGTTCCGCTTGATGCTGGATGTGGCGAGCGGGCGCAAGAAGACCTGGGCCGAGCACCATAAGCTGCACAATTCGCTGGTGCTGTTCAACCCGGCGCCGGTGACCTGA
- a CDS encoding MFS transporter, with protein MNLSNTISVAGEATRRSHVRYWILLMIFVVTTVNYADRATLSITGPAMRSEFGFDAVQMGFIFSAFSWAYVMAQIPGGWLLDRFGARRIYACSIFLWSLFTLLQGFIGGFATVGAAVTTLFVLRFAVGLAESPAFPANAKVVASWFPTAERGTASAIFNSAQYFAAVLFTPLMAWLTHALGWHHVYLWMGALGMVLAGLWLKVVRSPASHPGVNRAELDYIKQGGGLIEMSGDAGKKDKEASGTRWFYVRQLLSNRMLLGVYLGQYCINVLTYFFLTWFPVYLVQARGMSILKAGFVASLPAICGFLGGVLGGLISDGFLRRGYSLTVARKVPIVAGMLLSVSMIACNYVDSEWLVVGFMALAFFGKGIGALGWAVVADTAPKEVIGLAGSIFNMFGNIAGIVTPIVIGYILGTTGSFNGALVFVGANALVTVISYLVIVKEIKRVELKHP; from the coding sequence ATGAATCTCAGCAATACCATCAGCGTGGCCGGCGAGGCCACCCGTCGCAGCCATGTCCGTTACTGGATCCTGCTGATGATCTTCGTGGTGACGACGGTGAACTATGCCGACCGCGCCACGCTTTCCATCACCGGCCCGGCGATGCGCTCCGAGTTCGGCTTCGATGCCGTGCAGATGGGGTTTATCTTCTCGGCGTTCAGCTGGGCCTATGTGATGGCGCAGATCCCGGGTGGCTGGCTGCTGGACCGCTTTGGCGCGCGCCGCATCTATGCCTGCAGCATTTTCCTGTGGTCGCTCTTTACCCTGCTGCAGGGCTTTATCGGCGGATTCGCCACCGTCGGCGCGGCCGTGACCACGCTGTTCGTGCTGCGTTTTGCCGTGGGCCTGGCCGAGTCGCCGGCGTTCCCGGCCAATGCCAAGGTCGTGGCCAGCTGGTTTCCCACGGCCGAGCGCGGCACGGCCTCGGCCATCTTCAATTCCGCGCAGTATTTTGCCGCGGTGCTGTTTACGCCGCTGATGGCCTGGCTGACCCACGCGCTGGGCTGGCACCACGTCTATCTGTGGATGGGCGCGCTGGGCATGGTGCTGGCCGGCCTCTGGCTCAAGGTGGTGCGTAGCCCGGCGAGCCATCCGGGCGTGAATCGCGCCGAGCTTGACTACATCAAGCAGGGCGGCGGCCTGATCGAGATGAGCGGCGACGCTGGCAAGAAGGACAAGGAAGCCTCAGGCACGCGCTGGTTCTACGTGCGCCAGCTGCTCTCCAACCGGATGCTGCTGGGCGTGTACCTGGGCCAGTACTGCATCAACGTGCTGACGTACTTCTTCCTGACGTGGTTTCCCGTGTACCTGGTGCAGGCTCGTGGCATGTCGATCCTGAAGGCGGGGTTTGTCGCATCGCTGCCGGCGATCTGCGGGTTCCTGGGCGGCGTGCTGGGCGGCCTGATTTCCGACGGGTTCCTGCGCCGCGGCTATTCGCTGACGGTGGCCCGCAAGGTGCCGATCGTCGCCGGCATGCTGCTGTCGGTCAGCATGATTGCCTGCAACTACGTGGATAGCGAATGGCTGGTGGTGGGCTTCATGGCACTGGCCTTTTTCGGCAAGGGCATCGGCGCGCTGGGCTGGGCCGTGGTGGCGGATACGGCACCGAAGGAAGTGATTGGCCTGGCCGGCAGCATCTTTAACATGTTCGGAAATATCGCGGGCATCGTCACGCCTATCGTGATCGGATATATCCTTGGCACCACCGGTTCTTTCAATGGCGCGCTGGTCTTTGTCGGCGCCAACGCGCTGGTGACGGTGATCAGCTACCTCGTGATCGTCAAGGAAATCAAGCGCGTCGAGCTCAAGCATCCCTGA
- the kdgD gene encoding 5-dehydro-4-deoxyglucarate dehydratase, with protein MTTPQELKQIVSEGLLSFPVTDFDAQGNFRPETYVERLEWLAPYGATALFAAGGTGEFFSLTPDDYANVIRTAVETCAGKVPILAGAGGPTRMAIAYAKEAQRLGAKGILLLPHYLTEACQDGIANHIEEVCKSVHIGVIVYNRGNSRINADMLERLADRCPNLIGFKDGVGEIEGMVRIRRKLGDRLSYLGGLPTAEVYAAAYKALGVPVYSSAVFNFIPKTAMDFYRAIAADDHATTNRLIDEFFLPYLDIRNRRAGYAVSIVKAGAKLVGHDAGPVRAPLTDLDEQELAMLDALIKKLGPQ; from the coding sequence ATGACCACACCACAAGAACTCAAGCAGATTGTCTCGGAAGGCCTGCTTTCCTTCCCCGTGACCGACTTCGACGCGCAAGGCAACTTCCGGCCCGAGACCTATGTAGAGCGCCTGGAATGGCTGGCCCCCTACGGCGCCACCGCCCTGTTCGCCGCCGGCGGCACCGGTGAGTTCTTCTCGCTGACGCCGGACGACTACGCCAATGTCATCCGCACCGCGGTGGAAACCTGCGCCGGCAAGGTGCCCATCCTGGCCGGCGCCGGCGGCCCGACCCGCATGGCCATTGCCTACGCCAAGGAAGCCCAGCGCCTGGGCGCCAAGGGCATCCTGCTGCTGCCGCACTACCTGACCGAAGCCTGCCAGGACGGCATTGCCAACCATATCGAAGAAGTCTGCAAGTCGGTCCACATCGGCGTGATCGTGTACAACCGCGGCAATTCCCGCATCAACGCGGACATGCTCGAACGCCTGGCCGACCGCTGCCCCAACCTGATCGGCTTCAAGGACGGCGTGGGCGAGATCGAAGGCATGGTCCGCATCCGCCGCAAGCTGGGCGACCGCCTGTCCTACCTGGGCGGCCTGCCCACCGCCGAAGTCTACGCCGCCGCCTACAAGGCGCTGGGCGTGCCCGTGTACTCGTCAGCCGTGTTCAACTTCATCCCCAAGACGGCGATGGACTTCTACCGCGCGATTGCCGCCGACGACCACGCCACCACCAACCGCCTGATCGACGAGTTCTTCCTGCCGTACCTGGACATCCGCAACCGCCGCGCAGGCTACGCGGTGAGCATCGTCAAGGCCGGCGCCAAGCTGGTCGGGCATGACGCCGGCCCGGTCCGCGCGCCGCTGACGGACCTGGACGAGCAGGAACTGGCGATGCTGGATGCGCTGATCAAGAAGCTGGGGCCGCAGTAA
- a CDS encoding LysR family transcriptional regulator produces the protein MIDNNPSFDLNLIRLFVTLVESRTLTAAAARGGMTRSNVSRRLKALEQHMGAQLMRRTTRHVELTEAGRLLYAHGVRMLDELQAAGTSIDSLGQTVRGDVRIRLPTGLGHLYLAQVLLEFARQYPAISLRVLINDYIGDLISAEVDVALKITSLPPEDHVARKICAVGWCLCASPAFLAEHGPVSRAEDLAHCDLIAPASLGRRFDLKLKLAGTPLMLRVAPRIQSGDYPFLFESMMTGLGVALLPRYAVWQQIGRGEVVEVLPEYEPEGVGDSIYMLTAPNRFPTLATRTLMDFIRARLESQAGNWGGRAAGEEVDAAR, from the coding sequence CTGGTGGAATCCAGAACGCTCACGGCCGCCGCCGCGCGCGGCGGCATGACCCGTTCCAATGTCTCGCGCCGGCTCAAGGCGCTGGAGCAGCATATGGGCGCGCAACTGATGCGGCGCACCACCCGCCATGTGGAGCTGACCGAGGCCGGGCGGCTGCTGTATGCGCACGGCGTGCGCATGCTGGATGAGCTGCAAGCGGCGGGCACTTCCATCGACAGTCTCGGCCAGACCGTGCGCGGCGATGTGCGGATCCGCCTGCCCACTGGGCTCGGGCACCTGTACCTGGCGCAGGTGTTGCTGGAGTTCGCCCGGCAATACCCGGCCATCTCCCTGCGCGTGCTGATCAATGACTATATCGGTGACCTGATCTCCGCCGAGGTGGATGTGGCGTTGAAGATCACCTCCCTGCCGCCGGAGGATCATGTGGCGCGCAAGATTTGCGCGGTAGGCTGGTGCCTGTGCGCATCGCCCGCGTTCCTGGCGGAGCACGGGCCGGTCAGCCGCGCGGAGGATCTTGCCCACTGCGACCTGATCGCGCCGGCGTCACTAGGGCGTCGCTTCGATCTCAAGCTGAAGCTGGCCGGCACGCCGCTGATGCTGCGGGTCGCCCCGCGCATCCAGTCCGGCGACTATCCCTTCCTGTTCGAGTCGATGATGACAGGACTCGGCGTTGCCTTGCTGCCGCGCTATGCCGTGTGGCAGCAGATCGGGCGTGGCGAAGTGGTGGAGGTGCTGCCCGAGTACGAGCCCGAAGGCGTGGGCGACAGCATTTACATGCTGACCGCGCCAAACCGGTTTCCCACGCTGGCCACCCGTACGCTGATGGACTTCATCCGCGCGCGGCTGGAGAGCCAGGCGGGGAACTGGGGCGGGCGTGCGGCTGGCGAGGAAGTTGACGCCGCGCGATAG